In Brassica napus cultivar Da-Ae chromosome A3, Da-Ae, whole genome shotgun sequence, the sequence TAAACACAGATATATATGTATCAGATAGATATGATGATGTTGGGGTGTGTGTAAGAAGTAAAAATCCAAGAGTTAAAAAGGGGAGAGAGAGAAGGTTGATGTGGTTGTCGAGATGCTAACAGAGAGGCACATGCAAAGCTTAAATGATGGTATCGCTGGTGGCCAAAGCATCTCCTTAAAGCTGTCCTTTTTCATCTAAGTCCTCTTTTTTTATTtgccttttctctctctatacatttatatatgtaaGTTCTAAGTGCTTGTGTTTATAACCTTTTCAATATATACCATGTGTATATAAACTTACTAATGTGCAGTTGTGCACGTATGCAAACCTAAAAGTGTATCAATTAATTATATACGAAATCTCCTTTCTCTAGTTACAACCAAGTCTGAggataatatttcaaaagtgTGTGAATCTTGATTTATACGGTCTACATGAaatgtttgtttggtttgaagaTAGGTTccaacacccccccccccccccccccccccaaaggATTATTGCGAATATGTTCCCATTTCTTTTCCGTAAAGTCGTGTAATTACATTTTGAAAATTAGCTAGAAACTTTAAAGGGATACTATATATGTCATctgtatttttgtaatttaaaagaAACATTGCATCTAAATTTTCAAAGTGGACCACTAACACGTTTTGGTATATACATCAGAATTTGTCAAACCACAATTAACTGCGTCAAACAAGAAAATTTGATCTTATGTACTTGGCAAAAGTAAGTTGCACATAAGAGACTAATATTTTTTCCGATATAGAGACTAATAACAAACCTAAATTTCTGTAGaaataacaatattataaaacttcaaAGCCGACAAAAATTAGGAAAGAAATAAGAATACAATTTACCGaagaaagaatataataaaaatacagtaTACCAAGGAGAGAGAAATGTGCTATAAAGGATAAAGCCCCACTAAAGTCTGAAGCTATCACGCATCttaatgtataaaataatattttctaagaGGCAATACAAATTACCTGATGCAGTATTTTATTTTCACCAATTTCAGTTTAGTATTACTATACGTTTGTAAAATGTTTAACGGTACAACTTGCTGATACTCACGAGTCACTTTTAGATATATACGTGTGTGTGCTAATACGAGCAGATTTATTAAAAACGTATTAGCTGTCTAACAGttaaatccaaatatatattatacctaCGGATTTGACATACAAATACAGAGTCAACGACTCAACATCCAACTAAttgatgtatatatacatataatatgtaaaaggtataaagaaaaccaaagttggatttttattttatttttctaaaacctCGCTTACATCATAGGGTATCCCATTAGGTTGGTGTACCATGTGATGATTCTACCACCGAAAAAGCAAAactcaattaaaaatatatctgtGTACTTACAAATACATATATAGCAATGAAAGATTTAACACATCTCTATTTACAAAACATGGTGTACGTGATAATAATGTGAACCAAATCATACTGATTTTTACTGCAGTAAAATTTTGAAATGGGGAAAAAAGAATGTTAGGGTtaataatcttatcatttattGAGGAAATGGGCTCGTCTAGGGTAACATCACCTACCCATACAATATTATCATGCTTTTAGggcttttattttttctctctggtcccacaatcttctccactCTCACTTCTTTCACGTCGCCACACGCTCCAATCTCTCCCGTCCTCCGTGCCGACGCTCCCTCTCCGATCCGCGCCACGGCCGAAACGTGCCCACACGCAAAAAGAAAGTCCCGTGATAACCACGCGCGCGCCtagggttttcttttttttttcggacACAACAAATGGGTTGTGATAAGAACCGCAGATTACGGCCACGTGGAGGTCTATAGTTGGTACCTTGTGCCCCATCCTATCACACTGAAACgtcaatatataatttttcaacGTAAAAAAGATGGGTTtccttatataaagaaaacactGAAATcttgtgaaaataaattattttatcttgTTGTTTAATTTTCGGATACCTATTACCCTAATGAAAGCTATTTACATTAATGCTAAGATATTttcactaaaataataaaatattgcaTAGATagaaatatatctttttaactTTTGACCTATACAGATACATATATACGTGTACACAATATATAGAAAGGTACTCGTGTAAATGGAAATAGGCAGACCAGATGGTGACTTGGCAGTGTCATGTTCCACAGATgagttgtttttttatttttaatataaattaatttttatggCAATAaagtattaattttattaaaaaacacTCATTTCGACGCAATAAAACCCTCATTTCAAGGATAAGAAAGCTTCGGTttcctctctcttcttttctcaacagtctctctctctaagccaaagaaaataaaagtccccctttctctctctctccctcagGAAACGTCGTCTTAGGGTTTCTGGAAAATTCGCAGTCAAATTCTACTCGTCTCCCGAAGAATCAATCATCGAAACTTATCTAATCCTCTTATCGTCAAGCTTCTCAATCTCCCGATACGGTTTTCTTCGCTTGCCGCTTAAGATCGAGCACGAATCTCGCATCTTGATTCTCTGGTTCGGATTCTCTTCAGGTGCGTGTTTCCGACATGAATCTCTGATATGTTTGATTTTTAGGTTTAGGACATGGCTAGATCTTGTCGGAAGAGCTTTTAGCTTGACTTATAGCTGACTTCGTGTTTTCTTTGTCCGAGGGCTCTTCACTGTTCATTTATACGTCTCTTCGatgttcttactttttttttggtttttttgtttcttcacgGACTATTCACGTGCGGGTTAGATCTGACCCGTATTAATTGGTGGGTCTTTGTTATCTTTGTTAATCTCATGCGGTTAATTTTAAGTGTCTTATTATCTGTTAATTGACTtctaaataatttgatttaaaaccctaaattaCTCAGATAAATAATCTTTACGTTTCTAAGTCGGAAAAATATTGAAACGGGTCAGttctaaagtttttttaaatggtCATGTAGACAAAGGTTACAGCTTTGGGTGTTCCCGTgtctgaaaaccctaattttttggTCGCTGTTTAAATATagaatttaaaatgttaaactaTAATTCACTTCGAACGTATGAAGAATTTTGTTTGTGATTTTATGTAGAACTtagagtttaaattttttaattttcatggaACTGAAGAGTTAAATGGATGGTTGTTATGAATGTTATTTTATGTGGATATTCATGGAATGTACTTGGAACATCATGATTATATGTaaactttaattaatttatatatggaGCGTTAAGATTTTGAAGCGTTGGATCTCTTTGCATGCACAAGCATTTGATCATCAAGCACAAATATACAGTTTTGATTTGTTACTTAAATCTTTCGGTTTTGTGAAGTTAAGAAAAATTATCGTGTGTAACAGCTCTAGGTACGTAGAGAGTATAATGGTGGAAGTTAATCATCATTAAGGCATATAATCTCCTTCAAGCAAATCAATGAGTTCCTCCATTAAGATCAACTCGATATCAATAGATCTCGCAGGCGCTGCCAACGAGATTAATATGGTAAAATGTGATCACTTCTCCATACGGTGAGCCTACTATATATTGACATTATGTTATCAACCTTCCTTGTTTAAACTATGATCATATTTTCCTTTACTTTGatagatattatatgtatttatatcaCTTCCTAATGCATACACTATTAGTAAGATACAAGATGAAATGACATGAATATATCGAGTTTTCTTCTTATAATTCAATGCAGTGGATTCGTAGCTGAAACGCGTGAGAGAGACCATAGAAAATGTTGGCCATTCTCAGAAGAGAGTGTTACTTTGGGGAATCAACAAAGCTATCCCCTTCCTTCTTCATCTGTTCCAAAGTTTAGATGGTGGCGTTGTATGAGCTGCATCAAAGATATCAATGCTGATGGGATAAAGGGTATACTTACTTATTTCCAATATTTTGTGTAAATGTTCTATACTAGCTAGAGAGAAAGGCTGCTTGAACATTTAAATGGTTGTTTTAAGATTTAGGACTGCATGCAAACTCAACAAGTATAAGCGGGGAAAAGCTAGATGAAACCTCTTCGGTTATCCCTAGTCAAAGCAAATTGAATCCACTAATTATCACCGATCAGGAGAAAGAAAGGAACAATGATATTGCAGGTAATTAGAATCTGCTTGTTTTAGTTTCATAATTCAAACCAACcgtaataatttttgtattatcATTTTTTCAGGTAGTGCTGTTGTGGAGAATGAGAATGTAAACTGTGAAAGATCTCAGAAGGATGATCAGACAGGTAATATAGTCTTCTCTGGTCTAGCAAATTAAAGCGTGCAGATGAAATAAAACTAACTTTGTGAAGCTGAAACAGTTGCAGCTACTACGTTAGTCAAGAAAGTTCATCCTCCATCTATGGATGCTTCTACTGTTAGAAACAAGATCAGAAAGCTTGCGAGTCGAGAACAAGTAGGCAACAAGAGATCTAAAGTAAGCAACTCATCAACGGATACTAGCAGCTGGAAAGAGAAACAAAACGTGACAACTTTTGCATCATCAGAGATAGCTGGTGTGGTTGATGATACACCACCTAAGGCAATCAAGAATCGTCATAAAGACGACAAGGTGTCATCAGAGAGTATAAATCTTGGGTTCCAGCGTAGGAAAACTCGCAAGGTTCGTCTACTCAGCGAGCTGATAGTTGACCCCGAGACCAAAGCTACTGGTGGTAGTAACAATATAAGACAAgaagagtcttcttcttcttcgaaggCTAGAGGTAGAAAAAGAAAGGTACCACCTGAAAACAACTATGTCAGCCGGAAACTAAGCAAAGGCGGCGCAACTTCTGATCAAGGTGATAGTGATTCAGCAGATAGTGGGTTTGACAGAGATCTTATTAAGGGTAAGAAGAAGAACAGAAGATTCCAGGTTGTTGACGAGTTTGTACCATCACTTCCTTCTCAAGAGGGAGTCCATGAGAATGATGCAGCAGGTCCTAGTAAGAGTGCTTTATCCAAGGATAAAGATTCGGTTCCTCATAGAACAGAGAAGAagctcaagaagaagaaaaacaagccTGTAATGGATAACGGTTTTAGTTCTGGTCCTTCCATAAACACAAGCTCTCAATCTACTAGAGATTTATTGAATGAGGAAAGGGTTGGTAACTCACTTGACGACCGTTTGGCTGCAGAAGGGTATTTCAGAAAACCTATCCCTCCTCAGGTTAATAATGATAGGCCGGTCACTTCTTTGCATGTGCCAGAGAATGCACATGCGAGGCAAAGAGATGCAGAAGCAAGCAGTCTTCAAGAGTTTGGTTCCTCTTCTAGACCAAACACAGGTGGATGGTTGAGAACTGGAGTGGATGCTGTTGACTTCAGCAGCACCACCAACAACAATACAGATAAAGGCTTTGCAGATCTATTTTCTGTGCTGCAAAAGGTAAATGCTTTGTTCTTACATATCTACCAGAGGTCATTAGCTCAACTGGAAAGGACCCTGGCCATTGTGTCAGAGGTGCCCAaacgaaactaatattatacTGTGGTTTCAGTCCCGACCCTCCTGGTATTAAAAAATGGTTTTGTTCTTACATGACTTTAGTTAGAGCTCTATATTGTTGTGTCTTCCAAATTAGTGTATTAATGGAATCATTTTACTTGGCAGGAAGCTTCTGGTGCAGACAGAAAGGGGAAGACAGTAATGGTCCAAGAACATCATGAACCACTCGGAAGCCAAAGCCATGATAGAAATGAGAACACAC encodes:
- the LOC106429932 gene encoding protein EMBRYONIC FLOWER 1 isoform X1, which translates into the protein MSSSIKINSISIDLAGAANEINMVKCDHFSIRGFVAETRERDHRKCWPFSEESVTLGNQQSYPLPSSSVPKFRWWRCMSCIKDINADGIKDLGLHANSTSISGEKLDETSSVIPSQSKLNPLIITDQEKERNNDIAGSAVVENENVNCERSQKDDQTVAATTLVKKVHPPSMDASTVRNKIRKLASREQVGNKRSKVSNSSTDTSSWKEKQNVTTFASSEIAGVVDDTPPKAIKNRHKDDKVSSESINLGFQRRKTRKVRLLSELIVDPETKATGGSNNIRQEESSSSSKARGRKRKVPPENNYVSRKLSKGGATSDQGDSDSADSGFDRDLIKGKKKNRRFQVVDEFVPSLPSQEGVHENDAAGPSKSALSKDKDSVPHRTEKKLKKKKNKPVMDNGFSSGPSINTSSQSTRDLLNEERVGNSLDDRLAAEGYFRKPIPPQVNNDRPVTSLHVPENAHARQRDAEASSLQEFGSSSRPNTGGWLRTGVDAVDFSSTTNNNTDKGFADLFSVLQKEASGADRKGKTVMVQEHHEPLGSQSHDRNENTPEEANDDITLEIAELMAKNQYERCLPDEEDDVSNKKPPPQEETPHRSKNALLIDLNETYDNETSLEDNNNNTSRPQQKPLDFFPLRQPYVPSSPFGIFPPPTQENRSNSIRFSSGHNNPQWLGNVPAMANQHPSSSSYRVLRGCNTCYQSVPHQYREPASSHQIWPPSIVQRPQCHHHQTPVSSFNMDQSTRLGPTNNNTWNLNFVTPNGKQRCDGNRSMDANESSIPALNLLSLMDPRLRSSNAPVDHHGNANFTRRHFPPSKERIGIETGDSSKTAYPSKQSPFNFYSNGYAPEASRKSFPIGPPLGTSSFSFQSAQAAPWSHHHHHQEQINKSKDAVFPGSNDQGRFQILRGSNSVKLPLKEMNQKRKAESSSNASALPPKNSSASFVCSVNRNPADFTVAEPGNVYMLTSENLKVVRKRAPYKTKASLCKEDAMKQSKKTVGPVTENA
- the LOC106429932 gene encoding protein EMBRYONIC FLOWER 1 isoform X2, which gives rise to MSSSIKINSISIDLAGAANEINMVKCDHFSIRGFVAETRERDHRKCWPFSEESVTLGNQQSYPLPSSSVPKFRWWRCMSCIKDINADGIKGLHANSTSISGEKLDETSSVIPSQSKLNPLIITDQEKERNNDIAGSAVVENENVNCERSQKDDQTVAATTLVKKVHPPSMDASTVRNKIRKLASREQVGNKRSKVSNSSTDTSSWKEKQNVTTFASSEIAGVVDDTPPKAIKNRHKDDKVSSESINLGFQRRKTRKVRLLSELIVDPETKATGGSNNIRQEESSSSSKARGRKRKVPPENNYVSRKLSKGGATSDQGDSDSADSGFDRDLIKGKKKNRRFQVVDEFVPSLPSQEGVHENDAAGPSKSALSKDKDSVPHRTEKKLKKKKNKPVMDNGFSSGPSINTSSQSTRDLLNEERVGNSLDDRLAAEGYFRKPIPPQVNNDRPVTSLHVPENAHARQRDAEASSLQEFGSSSRPNTGGWLRTGVDAVDFSSTTNNNTDKGFADLFSVLQKEASGADRKGKTVMVQEHHEPLGSQSHDRNENTPEEANDDITLEIAELMAKNQYERCLPDEEDDVSNKKPPPQEETPHRSKNALLIDLNETYDNETSLEDNNNNTSRPQQKPLDFFPLRQPYVPSSPFGIFPPPTQENRSNSIRFSSGHNNPQWLGNVPAMANQHPSSSSYRVLRGCNTCYQSVPHQYREPASSHQIWPPSIVQRPQCHHHQTPVSSFNMDQSTRLGPTNNNTWNLNFVTPNGKQRCDGNRSMDANESSIPALNLLSLMDPRLRSSNAPVDHHGNANFTRRHFPPSKERIGIETGDSSKTAYPSKQSPFNFYSNGYAPEASRKSFPIGPPLGTSSFSFQSAQAAPWSHHHHHQEQINKSKDAVFPGSNDQGRFQILRGSNSVKLPLKEMNQKRKAESSSNASALPPKNSSASFVCSVNRNPADFTVAEPGNVYMLTSENLKVVRKRAPYKTKASLCKEDAMKQSKKTVGPVTENA